A single region of the Chelmon rostratus isolate fCheRos1 chromosome 5, fCheRos1.pri, whole genome shotgun sequence genome encodes:
- the tor2a gene encoding prosalusin: MLAILCMLCLYLYNPVCGVLQELYCTLLDSCDCDFKPRIRDLEWDLYKNVYGQHLAQDIISEEVGRFLQNKSPERPLVLSFHGASGTGKTLVSSMLGNHLYGSAMSSPYVHQFVPTLHFPSPDQVKDYREDLKSWVQGNLTECARSVFIFDEMEKMPPGLIDVLEPFLGPSHVVFRTNYRKAIYVFISTTGEKVINKMALENRQAGRDREEIKLADLQEAIAQTVYNSNTSGFFHSSIIQQKLITRFVPFLPLSRRHVERCVHSQLCQRGICARNDVVEAVGRDMIYTPVQGQYFSSTGCKAVPAKINLFL; the protein is encoded by the exons ATGTTGGCAATCCTGTGTATGCTGTGTTTATACCTATATAATCCGGTTTGTGGCGTTTTACAGGAACTTTACTGCACATTATTAGATAGCTGTGACTGCGATTTTAAACCCAGAATTAGAG ACCTGGAGTGGGACCTCTACAAGAATGTTTATGGACAGCATCTGGCCCAGGACATCATTTCAGAGGAGGTGGGGCGGttccttcagaataaaagcccTGAGCGGCCCCTGGTGCTGTCCTTCCATGGCGCCTCTGGAACTGGAAAGACGCTGGTCAGCTCCATGCTGGGAAATCATCTGTATGGCTCGGCGATGAGCAGCCCGTATGTCCACCAATTTGTTCCCACGCTGCATTTCCCTTCACCTGACCAGGTCAAGGACTACAGG GAGGACTTGAAGAGCTGGGTGCAGGGGAACCTGACAGAGTGTGCTCGCTCTGTCTTCATTTTTGATGAGATGGAGAAGATGCCTCCAGGTCTCATTGATGTCTTGGAGCCCTTCCTGGGTCCCTCCCACGTTGTATTTCGCACCAACTACCGCAAGGCCATCTATGTCTTCatcag CACCACAGGAGAAAAGGTGATTAACAAAATGGCACTGGAGAACCGGCAGGCTGGACgggacagagaggagatcaAGCTTGCCGACTTGCAGGAAGCCATCGCACAAACAGTGtacaacagcaacacaa GTGGCTTCTTCCACTCCAGCATCATCCAACAGAAGCTCATCACCCGCTTCGTTCCCTTCCTGCCGCTGAGTCGACGGCACGTGGAGCGCTGTGTCCACTCACAGCTCTGTCAACGGGGCATCTGCGCCCGGAATGACGTGGTTGAGGCAGTAGGGCGCGACATGATCTACACTCCCGTCCAGGGACAATACTTTTCTTCTACCGGCTGTAAGGCTGTCCCTGCCAAAATCAACCTCTTCCTGTGA
- the LOC121606323 gene encoding UDP-glucuronosyltransferase 2A2-like, which produces MKVLIEELHSRGHEITVVRPSDSWYIKPESPHYKSITINSAAGFDEKHFGSFVTKMLNMRREGASLWRRISLEYELVEQFYQMNKQVLQMVEEMFENTKLMQSLRDTKYDLVLTDPAIGGGVLLGHRLGLPIVFNVRWTIQGEGHHAIAPSPFSYIPIPGTELTDKMTFPQRVKNVLYYFFTRFQIWYVTDPNYKPFVHRFFGNDVHYMELFQAADIWLMRNDFTFEFPRPTMPNIVYMSGFQCKPSKPLSKELENFVQSSGEHGVIIMTLGTLVEKLPEDIVEDIAAAFAQLPQKVIWRHKGKRPSTLGNNTLLMDWLPQNDLLGHPKTRVFVAHGGTNGIQEAIYHGVPLVGLPLMFDQQDNFFRMKAKGVAKVLDIATVNKDIFLEALKEVLHEPTYREKMTMLSNLHRDQPMKPLDRAMFWIEFVMRHKGAKHLRTESYKMSNIQYHSIDVVAFLLAVILLAFIVFISTVKFLWRRVISRGKAKKE; this is translated from the coding sequence ATGAAAGTCCTCATTGAGGAGCTTCACTCCAGAGGCCACGAAATCACAGTGGTACGGCCATCAGACAGCTGGTACATCAAGCCAGAGTCCCCACACTACAAGTCCATCACTATAAATTCCGCTGCTGGATTTGATGAGAAACACTTTGGGTCATTTGTaaccaaaatgctgaacatgCGGCGGGAAGGTGCTTCACTTTGGCGTCGGATATCTCTGGAATATGAACTAGTGGAACAGTTCTATCAGATGAATAAGCAGGTGCTTCAGATGGTGGAGGAGATGTTTGAGAATACTAAACTGATGCAGAGTCTCCGTGATACCAAATATGATTTGGTTCTGACGGACCCTGCAATTGGTGGAGGGGTGCTTCTGGGTCACCGTCTGGGTCTCCCAATTGTCTTTAATGTAAGGTGGACTATTCAGGGTGAGGGGCATCATGCAATTGCCCCATCCCCATTCTCCTACATCCCAATACCAGGAACAGAACTGACTGACAAAATGACGTTTCCCCAGCGGGTCAAGAACGTTCTTTACTATTTCTTCACTCGTTTTCAAATTTGGTATGTCACAGACCCCAATTATAAACCATTTGTTCATCGTTTCTTTGGAAATGATGTACATTACATGGAGCTGTTTCAGGCAGCAGACATCTGGCTGATGAGGAACGATTTTACCTTTGAGTTCCCACGGCCGACAATGCCAAACATTGTCTACATGTCAGGATTTCAGTGCAAACCCTCCAAGCCCCTGTCTAAAGAGCTAGAGAATTTTGTTCAGAGCTCTGGCGAACATGGCGTCATCATTATGACTTTGGGAACCTTGGTGGAAAAACTTCCTGAGGACATTGTTGAAGATATTGCTGCTGCTTTTGCCCAACTTCCTCAAAAGGTGATCTGGAGGCACAAAGGCAAAAGACCATCCACCCTTGGCAACAACACCTTACTAATGGACTGGCTGCCTCAAAATGACCTCCTGGGACACCCCAAGACCAGAGTGTTTGTGGCCCATGGAGGCACCAACGGAATCCAGGAGGCCATCTACCATGGCGTCCCCCTGGTCGGTCTGCCCCTCATGTTCGACCAGCAGGACAACTTTTTCAGGATGAAAGCAAAAGGTGTGGCCAAAGTCCTGGACATTGCAACTGTGAACAAAGACATCTTCCTGGAGGCGTTGAAGGAGGTACTCCATGAACCAACCTACAGGGAGAAGATGACAATGCTGTCCAACCTGCACAGAGATCAGCCCATGAAACCATTGGACCGTGCCATGTTCTGGATCGAGTTTGTCATGAGGCACAAAGGAGCGAAGCATCTCAGGACGGAGTCTTACAAGATGTCCAACATCCAGTATCACTCCATTGATGTGGTGGCATTTCTGCTTGCAGTTATTTTGCTggcatttattgtttttatttcaacagtTAAGTTTTTGTGGCGGAGAGTGATCTCGAGAGGCAAAGCCAAAAAAGAATAA